NNNNNNNNNNNNNNNNNNNNNNNNNNNNNNNNNNNNNNNNNNNNNNNNNNNNNNNNNNNNNNNNNNNNNNNNNNNNNNNNNNNNNNNNNNNNNNNNNNNNNNNNNNNNNNNNNNNNNNNNNNNNNNNNNNNNNNNNNNNNNNNNNNNNNNNNNNNNNNNNNNNNNNNNNNNNNNNNNNNNNNNNNNNNNNNNNNNNNNNNNNNNNNNNNNNNNNNNNNNNNNNNNNNNNNNNNNNNNNNNNNNNNNNNNNNNNNNNNNNNNNNNNNNNNNNNNNNNNNNNNNNNNNNNNNNNNNNNNNNNNNNNNNNNNNNNNNNNNNNNNNNNNNNNNNNNNNNNNNNNNNNNNNNNNNNNNNNNNNNNNNNNNNNNNNNNNNNNNNNNNNNNNNNNNNNNNNNNNNNNNNNNNNNNNNNNNNNNNNNNNNNNNNNNNNNNNNNNNNNNNNNNNNNNNNNNNNNNNNNNNNNNNNNNNNNNNNNNNNNNNNNNNNNNNNNNNNNNNNNNNNNNNNNNNNNNNNNNNNNNNNNNNNNNNNNNNNNNNNNNNNNNNNNNNNNNNNNNNNNNNNNNNNNNNNNNNNNNNNNNNNNNNNNNNNNNNNNNNNNNNNNNNNNNNNNNNNNNNNNNNNNNNNNNNNNNNNNNNNNNNNNNNNNNNNNNNNNNNNNNNNNNNNNNNNNNNNNNNNNNNNNNNNNNNNNNNNNNNNNNNNNNNNNNNNNNNNNNNNNNNNNNNNNNNNNNNNNNNNNNNNNNNNNNNNNNNNNNNNNNNNNNNNNNNNNNNNNNNNNNNNNNNNNNNNNNNNNNNNNNNNNNNNNNNNNNNNNNNNNNNNNNNNNNNNNNNNNNNNNNNNNNNNNNNNNNNNNNNNNNNNNNNNNNNNNNNNNNNNNNNNNNNNNNNNNNNNNNNNNNNNNNNNNNNNNNNNNNNNNNNNNNNNNNNNNNNNNNNNNNNNNNNNNNNNNNNNNNNNNNNNNNNNNNNNNNNNNNNNNNNNNNNNNNNNNNNNNNNNNNNNNNNNNNNNNNNNNNNNNNNNNNNNNNNNNNNNNNNNNNNNNNNNNNNNNNNNNNNNNNNNNNNNNNNNNNNNNNNNNNNNNNNNNNNNNNNNNNNNNNNNNNNNNNNNNNNNNNNNNNNNNNNNNNNNNNNNNNNNNNNNNNNNNNNNNNNNNNNNNNNNNNNNNNNNNNNNNNNNNNNNNNNNNNNNNNNNNNNNNNNNNNNNNNNNNNNNNNNNNNNNNNNNNNNNNNNNNNNNNNNNNNNNNNNNNNNNNNNNNNNNNNNNNNNNNNNNNNNNNNNNNNNNNNNNNNNNNNNNNNNNNNNNNNNNNNNNNNNNNNNNNNNNNNNNNNNNNNNNNNNNNNNNNNNNNNNNNNNNNNNNNNNNNNNNNNNNNNNNNNNNNNNNNNNNNNNNNNNNNNNNNNNNNNNNNNNNNNNNNNNNNNNNNNNNNNNNNNNNNNNNNNNNNNNNNNNNNNNNNNNNNNNNNNNNNNNNNNNNNNNNNNNNNNNNNNNNNNNNNNNNNNNNNNNNNNNNNNNNNNNNNNNNNNNNNNNNNNNNNNNNNNNNNNNNNNNNNNNNNNNNNNNNNNNNNNNNNNNNNNNNNNNNNNNNNNNNNNNNNNNNNNNNNNNNNNNNNNNNNNNNNNNNNNNNNNNNNNNNNNNNNNNNNNNNNNNNNNNNNNNNNNNNNNNNNNNNNNNNNNNNNNNNNNNNNNNNNNNNNNNNNNNNNNNNNNNNNNNNNNNNNNNNNNNNNNNNNNNNNNNNNNNNNNNNNNNNNNNNNNNNNNNNNNNNNNNNNNNNNNNNNNNNNNNNNNNNNNNNNNNNNNNNNNNNNNNNNNNNNNNNNNNNNNNNNNNNNNNNNNNNNNNNNNNNNNNNNNNNNNNNNNNNNNNNNNNNNNNNNNNNNNNNNNNNNNNNNNNNNNNNNNNNNNNNNNNNNNNNNNNNNNNNNNNNNNNNNNNNNNNNNNNNNNNNNNNNNNNNNNNNNNNNNNNNNNNNNNNNNNNNNNNNNNNNNNNNNNNNNNNNNNNNNNNNNNNNNNNNNNNNNNNNNNNNNNNNNNNNNNNNNNNNNNNNNNNNNNNNNNNNNNNNNNNNNNNNNNNNNNNNNNNNNNNNNNNNNNNNNNNNNNNNNNNNNNNNNNNNNNNNNNNNNNNNNNNNNNNNNNNNNNNNNNNNNNNNNNNNNNNNNNNNNNNNNNNNNNNNNNNNNNNNNNNNNNNNNNNNNNNNNNNNNNNNNNNNNNNNNNNNNNNNNNNNNNNNNNNNNNNNNNNNNNNNNNNNNNNNNNNNNNNNNNNNNNNNNNNNNNNNNNNNNNNNNNNNNNNNNNNNNNNNNNNNNNNNNNNNNNNNNNNNNNNNNNNNNNNNNNNNNNNNNNNNNNNNNNNNNNNNNNNNNNNNNNNNNNNNNNNNNNNNNNNNNNNNNNNNNNNNNNNNNNNNNNNNNNNNNNNNNNNNNNNNNNNNNNNNNNNNNNNNNNNNNNNNNNNNNNNNNNNNNNNNNNNNNNNNNNNNNNNNNNNNNNNNNNNNNNNNNNNNNNNNNNNNNNNNNNNNNNNNNNNNNNNNNNNNNNNNNNNNNNNNNNNNNNNNNNNNNNNNNNNNNNNNNNNNNNNNNNNNNNNNNNNNNNNNNNNNNNNNNNNNNNNNNNNNNNNNNNNNNNNNNNNNNNNNNNNNNNNNNNNNNNNNNNNNNNNNNNNNNNNNNNNNNNNNNNNNNNNNNNNNNNNNNNNNNNNNNNNNNNNNNNNNNNNNNNNNNNNNNNNNNNNNNNNNNNNNNNNNNNNNNNNNNNNNNNNNNNNNNNNNNNNNNNNNNNNNNNNNNNNNNNNNNNNNNNNNNNNNNNNNNNNNNNNNNNNNNNNNNNNNNNNNNNNNNNNNNNNNNNNNNNNNNNNNNNNNNNNNNNNNNNNNNNNNNNNNNNNNNNNNNNNNNNNNNNNNNNNNNNNNNNNNNNNNNNNNNNNNNNNNNNNNNNNNNNNNNNNNNNNNNNNNNNNNNNNNNNNNNNNNNNNNNNNNNNNNNNNNNNNNNNNNNNNNNNNNNNNNNNNNNNNNNNNNNNNNNNNNNNNNNNNNNNNNNNNNNNNNNNNNNNNNNNNNNNNNNNNNNNNNNNNNNNNNNNNNNNNNNNNNNNNNNNNNNNNNNNNNNNNNNNNNNNNNNNNNNNNNNNNNNNNNNNNNNNNNNNNNNNNNNNNNNNNNNNNNNNNNNNNNNNNNNNNNNNNNNNNNNNNNNNNNNNNNNNNNNNNNNNNNNNNNNNNNNNNNNNNNNNNNNNNNNNNNNNNNNNNNNNNNNNNNNNNNNNNNNNNNNNNNNNNNNNNNNNNNNNNNNNNNNNNNNNNNNNNNNNNNNNNNNNNNNNNNNNNNNNNNNNNNNNNNNNNNNNNNNNNNNNNNNNNNNNNNNNNNNNNNNNNNNNNNNNNNNNNNNNNNNNNNNNNNNNNNNNNNNNNNNNNNNNNNNNNNNNNNNNNNNNNNNNNNNNNNNNNNNNNNNNNNNNNNNNNNNNNNNNNNNNNNNNNNNNNNNNNNNNNNNNNNNNNNNNNNNNNNNNNNNNNNNNNNNNNNNNNNNNNNNNNNNNNNNNNNNNNNNNNNNNNNNNNNNNNNNNNNNNNNNNNNNNNNNNNNNNNNNNNNNNNNNNNNNNNNNNNNNNNNNNNNNNNNNNNNNNNNNNNNNNNNNNNNNNNNNNNNNNNNNNNNNNNNNNNNNNNNNNNNNNNNNNNNNNNNNNNNNNNNNNNNNNNNNNNNNNNNNNNNNNNNNNNNNNNNNNNNNNNNNNNNNNNNNNNNNNNNNNNNNNNNNNNNNNNNNNNNNNNNNNNNNNNNNNNNNNNNNNNNNNNNNNNNNNNNNNNNNNNNNNNNNNNNNNNNNNNNNNNNNNNNNNNNNNAACTAACCACTCTTCCTCCAATTCAACAAGACTTTTTCCTGGTTCGATTGGGGTCGTACAAGTTGCCATCATGAATCGACAATCTAGGGAGTCACTCTCAACCCAAGATTTCATAATGCGCACCCACCAAGTAGTCCTACATGAATTTAACATTAATCCATGGTTATATGCTTTAGTTTTTGTTCGATCACAAGGTCAGCTACGGTTAAACATTTATTGTATTTGATCCACTTGAACATTCAATTGATTGTTGAATTCGTATAATTGTAGGATTGGTAAATGTTGATGACACACCTCATGAGACAATGTTAGGGTTCGTTGACTATATTTTTGATTGTGTCCCTTTAACGATCATCATTGTCAAGAGTTGTACCCTTGATGATTTTGGTGATATGAGAATTACGCTCAAGGTAGTTAACTTTAATTCGCTCTCTAAGGATTACATTACTATTTTTCAGATATTCATTCATAAGAGTTGTAATTTCAGGATCCTATAGAAACTATTGATGTCACCATGAAATAGACAATCATAGAAGGTCAAAATTATAGTTCATATATGACAAACATTCATGTTGATTTTGTCTTAGTTATGCAAGACTTAAGTTTGATAATcttgttgttaattttttactttctatgttgtatagagtttattttttattcaattaaatggTGATTCTGTCTTAGTTTTGCGAGATGTAAGTTTGATActcttgttattaattttttactttctatgtttatagagtttattttttattcaattaaatggTATACTTTATAGGCGGTTGTGTTTTTCTTGCTTTCCTTATCACTCCAAATGTTATATATTACATTGTATAATGTTGTAAAAGTAATGTTTTTGCATTTTAAGTTaccaataattttaatatttacaaatttgcATTGTATGTCCATATGTTGTTTCATCAATGACTTTATCGttcatgtttctttttatgtgtaatattgttttatttcatgtatgtaattttgttcaattttatgGATTGTCGTTTATGTACTAAGGATTTGggaaaataatttacattagTAAAATTCTCTAGTCTcatttaaggatttttttaaaaccctATTGTAGATTTAATTCATATTTAAGTACTCATAATTTTACACCAATGCGAACTATTAAAAttgaacatattttattttttaattgtttgggTAAAATAATTAGACCaattaaatatatgtaattttcataaatatttaactaaattaaatttatattaagtatttaaatatatgtattttttgaaaatgctATTCTacataaattctatttttttatcatttaatatatataaattagtgaactaaaaaattcaaaacaaacaaaaaaaaagatgatttttaactataaaacaaaaaaaataatttcaaataaaaaaaccaaacaaaaaaacaacgaacaaaataaaaaaacatttttgaataaacaaaaccaaagaaactcaaataaataaacaaatgaaataaaaaaaatagtaaattttaaaataaaaaacaaaatattaaatagttttgcataaacaaaaccaaaaaaaagctcaaacaaataaataaaataaaataaaaaccaaacaaaaacatataatttttaattaaaaaataaacaaaataaataacaattttggaaaacaaaataaaaaactcaaataaataaagcgaagaaaaaaatattataacccaggtttcttttaaaaaagaaagtctTACAACATCATTAGGAACCGATTTAATaagattgttgaaaaaaaaggCCTTAAGAAATCCATTTCCCATGAAATGATTTCTTAacaccaaaataatttttttaaagagagttgAGAAATGAGTTTGGAAAATTGATTTCTCACTTATGaacaatattttgtattataaatataaatattagttgACATGCATCATTTgggtaaataataattttatattatttatgtaaaaaattcacaaaaatgaagagatattataattacaaatttacaataataaaatacaattatgCACTAAAAGGTTAAGTGtgataaattgatttaaaatatgcttttaaATTTAGACATTAAACATGTATTTAACATGAGCTTGGTCGGTGTTaggttaaaaacaaataaaaaaaaaactgatttcacaactaaaaattaaaaaaaaaagaagtgaaaagtcAGTAGTTTGAGAAGAATCAATTTCTCACTTATgaacaataatttatatcatagataaaaataataaataataattaatttgtatcatttatctaaataataaatttttgtgtattatttatgtataaaatttgaGGAAACTACCAACGAGTGGTGTCATATTGTGCCCCTTTCACAAACGCGTTGGCATAATGCAAACGACCTGTGACTGACCAACGAAACGGCACAAAAACGCCACCGTCGGTGGTGCGTCAAAACCTTCACCACTAAGCATCAAACTTTTAAATACACTCTTCCCTTCAAAATCTCCTCAtattatctctctctctctaaaaccACAAATTACAAAATCCCCTCAtattatctctctctctcttaaacCATCATGTCCTCCACCGCGCCTCCCGTCCTCCCCATCTCCAACTCCCAAACCACCGCGGGAACCACCGGTGCAGGCGGCGGCGCCATCGAGGCTCCGGCCAACAACCCGGCCTTCCGCGCTTTCATCAACAACCTCTCCAACTCCCTCCGCCACGGCCTCGACCAGCGCCGCCCCTGGTCGGAGCTCGCGGACCGCTCAGCGTTCTCGAAACCCGAGTCCTTCTCCGAAGCCACCCTCCGTGTCCGCAAAAACTTCTCCTACTTCCGCGTCAACTACTACGCTGTCGTTTCACTCATCCTCGCAGTCTCTCTCCTAACCAATCCTTTCTCTCTCATCCTCCTCGTTGGCCTCCTCGCCTCTTGGACCTTCCTCTACCTCTTCCGTCCCTCGGATCAACCTCTCGTCATTCTCGGCCGAACATTCTCCGACTTCGAAACCCTAGCCCTCCTCTCCGCCTTCACCGTCTTCGTCGTTTTCCTCACCAGCGTCGGATCTGTCCTCGTTTCGGCTCTGATGCTCGGTGTCGCCGTCGTTTGCCTCCACGGCGCGTTCCGCGTGCCGGAGGATCTGTTCCTCGACGATCAGGAGAATTCTCAGCCTACCGGATTCCTCTCCTTCCTCCGCGGCCCTGCCTCCGCCgctgccgccgccgccgccgctgTTCCCACCGTTGCCTCACGcgtttaggtaaaaaaaaaatctcagtgAAATCGTCAGATCTGGTGATGTTTCTCCCCGATCTGATGAGTTTTGACGCATGGAGGAAGAATGAATCTTGAAATGtagtttgtattttgttttcgGTTTTTAAAATTCCTTTATCTGTCTAAACGAATTTTATTATACGTAGGCTGAATAAGAATTATGATTACATTTTGTATGcatctttgttgttttttattttgttatataaattattcGCTAATCTCTGATGGATCTGTgtgaattttatcaattttagtcATGCGATCTGTtcattgtttaatttgtttgatttCGCTCTTGAGTTTTGCCATCAAGCATTTCCAGAATTATAAATGTACGATTTTGGTGGCTCCCGTGATTATTTTTTCGTTATTTTCACAATGCATTGTCTTGTGCGGGTTATTTATGTTTGATCCCATGGTAATTCGTTGTAGTACTTTAATGTTGAGTAGATCTCATCATATCTGGTGTTAAATATAATCGATTTGAGGTTTAATCTTGTAATTTATGCCTTTGCGTGAGCAGTGTTAGATCTATCATATTGTTCATTGCTTTTATGTTGATACTTTTCAGTTTATTACATCGGTGAGATTTGTAATCTGGTGATTGcattattttatttggtttttcgAATCATGTTGTTCGATTTCTGTGGTTCTAGTgatcatatttttcaatttttacatgTTTTCTCATGATCTGCATTTTCCAGAATTATATTGTACGATTGCGGTGGCTCTGGcgattatttattcatttttattgacAATGTATTGtctcaacatttttttgttaaaatcctATGGAAATTCATCATAGTACTATAGTGTCGCTTAGATCTCATAACATCTGGGATGGAGTAGAATAGATGTAAAGGTGTTTTATCTTGTAATCTCTGCCTTtatgatttttacaaggtttaTTGCTTTTGTTAGATTTGTGCCTCCCAAGGGGCCATGGTTGCATAAATATGGTTTTAATCAAGCCGGACCAGAGATTGAACCTGTGAAGGACTAATTCAAGGTTTAATATTTTAACCGTAGTTGAACCGTGGTTTTAACCAAGTTATGTATTTGTCAGTTCATGATCTATTGATTTCAGAATTATATTGTTCAATTTCTGTGGttcctagtgattatatttttcaattttaacaatatattttcttatttaagccTCGGAAATACATAACTTGGATCTCATTTCTGACATATAATAGAATAAATGTAGGGTTTCTTTCATCTCATAAGTCATAATTTCTGCACTTTGTTGAATATGCAGGGGCAAGGTTTGATTTGTCATAATGTGTACTGCTGTTTAGTTAGACTTGAGGTTTACAAGCTCTTTCTACTAGTTCATGTCTTATTTGTATGGGTTTATATTGGTTTAGATTGTAGCTTGTTGGTTGGGTAAAATGTAGTTTTGACTTTAGGTATCTTATTGGAAGTAGAATTATAGGATAGGcagttaacttattttttatcctgGGAAAATCGTAGACTTTCTCAAATTTATCCTTTTGGTGGTTTTAACGGAATTATTGAAAATGATCTTTATATGAAAATGGCAGtgacagagagagagaaggaacaGATTGAACAATGACTGTGTTTGGATACCTGTAAAATCGGGCTCGACTATGGTGTGAAGTTTGCAAAACGTAGATCACctgtagaaaattaaaattttcctaTAATAGCAGGTTACTTAccggaagaaaaaaataattaaaaaaataaaaactattcaaaagatgaataaaaataaaaagataaattatattataatggcGAAAGGTTACGGCTAAGGTTATTTCTAAACCatcttttgtctctctctcCCTTCTCTTTTCGTTTTCCCCATTCCCTCTTTCTCCTTTGTTCACAAACACAAACATACATACTACCCCAAATTCAAATCTCATATCAAGAAAGAACAACAAAATAACTCAAGCAACTCCATAACACAAATCAACAAAACAAACTAACCAGaatctaacaaataaaataatacaaaaatgaaACCAATAAAATGAAGATTCCATGCTACTGATTTCTTCAATTTGTTAGATCTGCAAacatacaacattttttttttataaaaagaaaaagaaaatgaaacattaTTCACTCGTTGTAGTTGACGAAGGTTTGAGAGGAGCAATTCAAGTGAGCTGAGTTGCTATCGCCGGAGAAGCTTCCTTTTCAACTTGTCATCTTCATTCAAGTTTTGTAGATTTTTGGAATTTCAGATCTAAGTGTTTTAGCACGACTGATATCGTTGATGAACATTTTCGATTTGCAAATCTGGATGAACTCACGTATAGTCTTCGTTTTGTAGATCTGGACAAACTCAGATCTCGTTGCGGGTCCTCTAGTTGCCTTCACTTCGATCTCGAAGGTGTCGAAGTCGTCGCGCATCTCAACCTCAACCTCAAATGGTGTAACTTTCAATAGTTGTAACGGCTGTAATAACACCTAGAATGTTCAAAATAATGTCTTTTCAGACTATTTTTATTAGTGGTCATAACGACTAAAGCCATGAATGGATTTTTGCATACTATAGTGACGACATCATGATATAGGCTTCAAAAACCCACAATGGTCAAAATAATGAGAGCTTTAATGATATTACCAAAATATAGACTTTAAAATCCCATaacattatcatatttatttttggtaaaatattCTGCAAAATTtacttgtatttttatctttattcctTCACACTTCACTAGAATTCTTTTTATCGCATATTTTCattattgtcttttatttttttgatttcattactattttttattgttcttagaTGGGTGGtgattttttctatataaaaaaaaaaagatggttggtgattttattgttcttttgtagcaatttcaacactcctccttgatgCAAATTTTTGTGATTCTGAGCATAGCTCAtaattcttcaaatcttggtctcGGCAAAGTCTTTGTGAATATGTCTACAATTTGATCTTCTGTTCTGCGGTAGTCGAGTTTGATCTATTTAGTTGCTTCAGCTTCTCTAATAAAGTGATACTTGATTGCTATGTGTTTTGTTCTGCTGTGATGAACTAGGTTCTTCGCCATTGCAATTGTTGATTTGTTGTCGCAGTTGATTTTAGTAGGCTCAtcttgtttttctcccatgtcttCAAGTATCCTACGAAGCCATATAGCTTGACTCGTTGTTTCAGCAGCTGCCACGTACTCTGCTTCTGTTGTTGATTGTGCTACTGTAGCTTGCTTCTTCGACGCCCAAGAGAACATTCCCGATCCTAGTGAGAAAGCATAGCC
Above is a window of Glycine max cultivar Williams 82 chromosome 3 unlocalized genomic scaffold, Glycine_max_v4.0 Gm03_scaffold_27, whole genome shotgun sequence DNA encoding:
- the LOC100801690 gene encoding PRA1 family protein B4; this encodes MSSTAPPVLPISNSQTTAGTTGAGGGAIEAPANNPAFRAFINNLSNSLRHGLDQRRPWSELADRSAFSKPESFSEATLRVRKNFSYFRVNYYAVVSLILAVSLLTNPFSLILLVGLLASWTFLYLFRPSDQPLVILGRTFSDFETLALLSAFTVFVVFLTSVGSVLVSALMLGVAVVCLHGAFRVPEDLFLDDQENSQPTGFLSFLRGPASAAAAAAAAVPTVASRV
- the LOC106798147 gene encoding uncharacterized mitochondrial protein AtMg00810-like, with translation MIDLGLMSYFLGIEVSQRNERIFISQKKYTEGLLKKFKMYGCKPIATPLITNEKLQKNDGAPEANASKYRSRIGSLLYLIATRLDIMYATSLLSRFMQSPSQIHFRAGKRILSYWAGLADNMKSTSGYAFSLGSGMFSWASKKQATVAQSTTEAEYVAAAETTSQAIWLRRILEDMGEKQDEPTKINCDNKSTIAMAKNLPLQLLKVTPFEVEVEMRDDFDTFEIEVKATRGPATRSEFVQIYKTKTIREFIQICKSKMFINDISRAKTLRSEIPKIYKT